A genomic stretch from Setaria italica strain Yugu1 chromosome VII, Setaria_italica_v2.0, whole genome shotgun sequence includes:
- the LOC101758601 gene encoding uncharacterized protein LOC101758601 isoform X2 has product MRLERQQDQEYRRRFMSMLRQQGQERRRRAQTQTRDGSIASRGKRKGSPCQRDDGSQHIWQHIHSLMPMRDAARAACVSRSFLYSWRSHPNLNFSKDTFGLIENACQKDESGRFFYIKVDHILKKHSGIGVKKLKLQIDSDYSAKDSRYLNKWLQKAVTPGIEELTLIFAPFGANYNFPCSLLLNGSGDSIRCLHLGCCSFRPKVTLGFRSLIRLHLCFVRTTGDALGFVLSHSLALERLELRCCYGIVYLKVPRLLQHLNYLEVSGCIDLRVIDNEAPNISSFSYGGYSAVQLSLGKTLQMEGSVSYARTEPPSSMPNLEALALNSQTERAHAPMLQSKFLRLRHLSIALTAANYDYLSLVSFFDAAPSLETFDLNVLQLYMKNVSVFEDPADLRHMQGLQHHNLRSVKITGFSSAKSLIELTCHVLRSVMSLECLTLEAPQSGFRCSHPYNKSGKCSSLDRYLVMEGHRGVMAIRRYIEPMVPSTVKLHVLEPCSCHAVELQMSCLS; this is encoded by the exons ATGCGCCTCGAGCGTCAGCAGGACCAGGAGTACCGCCGCCGCTTCATGTCCATGCTGCGTCAGCAGGGCCaggagcggcgccgccgcgcccaaaCCCAAACCCGCG ATGGATCGATTGCTTCACGGGGTAAAAGAAAGGGCTCACCCTGCCAAAGAGATGACGGTTCTCAG CACATCTGGCAACATATACATTCCCTTATGCCAATGCGAGATGCTGCTCGAGCTGCCTGTGTGTCTCGTTCCTTTCTATATTCCTGGAGATCCCATCCCAACCTCAATTTCAGCAAGGATACATTCGGCTTGATTGAAAATGCATGTCAAAAGGATGAATCAGGTCGATTTTTCTATATTAAAGTTGATCACATTCTGAAAAAGCACTCAGGCATTGGTGTGAAGAAGCTCAAGCTTCAGATTGATTCAGATTACAGTGCAAAGGACTCTCGTTATCTCAACAAGTGGCTTCAGAAAGCCGTTACACCAGGGATTGAAGAACTCACACTTATATTTGCCCCATTCGGAGCAAACTACAATTTCCCTTGCTCACTTCTGTTGAATGGGAGTGGAGACTCAATCCGATGTCTTCACCTTGGCTGTTGTTCCTTCCGCCCAAAAGTGACACTCGGTTTTAGAAGTCTGATAAGACTACATCTTTGTTTTGTGCGTACCACAGGGGATGCGTTAGGGTTCGTTCTTTCCCATTCTCTTGCTTTGGAGCGGTTGGAACTCAGGTGCTGCTATGGGATAGTTTACCTGAAGGTACCTCGCCTACTGCAGCACCTCAACTACCTGGAGGTAAGCGGGTGCATCGATCTGAGAGTGATAGACAATGAAGCACCAAATATCTCCAGCTTTTCATATGGAGGGTACAGCGCAGTACAACTCTCACTTGGAAAAACTTTGCAAATGGAGGGTTCAGTTTCTTATGCTCGTACTGAACCTCCATCCAGCATGCCAAATCTTGAAGCTCTTGCCTTAAATTCACAAACAGAG AGGGCCCATGCACCAATGCTGCAAAGTAAATTCCTTCGCCTCAGACACTTGAGCATTGCTCTTACTGCGGCAAACTATGATTATTTGTCCTTGGTTTCCTTTTTTGATGCTGCTCCTTCTCTGGAGACTTTTGACTTGAAT GTATTGCAGCTATACATGAAGAATGTTTCGGTTTTCGAAGATCCTGCGGATCTGAGGCACATGCAAGGACTGCAGCATCACAACCTTAGGAGTGTGAAGATCACAGGATTCAGCTCTGCAAAGAGCTTGATTGAGTTGACATGCCATGTTCTCAGGAGTGTGATGTCACTTGAGTGCTTGACATTGGAGGCCCCTCAGAGTGGTTTCAGGTGTTCTCATCCTTACAACAAATCTGGCAAATGTTCCTCACTGGATAGGTACCTCGTCATGGAAGGTCACAGAGGGGTCATGGCTATCAGAAGGTATATCGAGCCTATGGTCCCCTCCACAGTGAAGCTACATGTTTTGGAGCCTTGTAGCTGCCATGCTGTTGAGCTTCAGATGTCATGTTTATCTTAA
- the LOC101758601 gene encoding putative F-box/FBD/LRR-repeat protein At4g03220 isoform X1, which yields MRLERQQDQEYRRRFMSMLRQQGQERRRRAQTQTRDGSIASRGKRKGSPCQRDDGSQVADLDEIPSLPEHIWQHIHSLMPMRDAARAACVSRSFLYSWRSHPNLNFSKDTFGLIENACQKDESGRFFYIKVDHILKKHSGIGVKKLKLQIDSDYSAKDSRYLNKWLQKAVTPGIEELTLIFAPFGANYNFPCSLLLNGSGDSIRCLHLGCCSFRPKVTLGFRSLIRLHLCFVRTTGDALGFVLSHSLALERLELRCCYGIVYLKVPRLLQHLNYLEVSGCIDLRVIDNEAPNISSFSYGGYSAVQLSLGKTLQMEGSVSYARTEPPSSMPNLEALALNSQTERAHAPMLQSKFLRLRHLSIALTAANYDYLSLVSFFDAAPSLETFDLNVLQLYMKNVSVFEDPADLRHMQGLQHHNLRSVKITGFSSAKSLIELTCHVLRSVMSLECLTLEAPQSGFRCSHPYNKSGKCSSLDRYLVMEGHRGVMAIRRYIEPMVPSTVKLHVLEPCSCHAVELQMSCLS from the exons ATGCGCCTCGAGCGTCAGCAGGACCAGGAGTACCGCCGCCGCTTCATGTCCATGCTGCGTCAGCAGGGCCaggagcggcgccgccgcgcccaaaCCCAAACCCGCG ATGGATCGATTGCTTCACGGGGTAAAAGAAAGGGCTCACCCTGCCAAAGAGATGACGGTTCTCAGGTAGCTGACTTAGATGAAATACCAAGCCTTCCAGAG CACATCTGGCAACATATACATTCCCTTATGCCAATGCGAGATGCTGCTCGAGCTGCCTGTGTGTCTCGTTCCTTTCTATATTCCTGGAGATCCCATCCCAACCTCAATTTCAGCAAGGATACATTCGGCTTGATTGAAAATGCATGTCAAAAGGATGAATCAGGTCGATTTTTCTATATTAAAGTTGATCACATTCTGAAAAAGCACTCAGGCATTGGTGTGAAGAAGCTCAAGCTTCAGATTGATTCAGATTACAGTGCAAAGGACTCTCGTTATCTCAACAAGTGGCTTCAGAAAGCCGTTACACCAGGGATTGAAGAACTCACACTTATATTTGCCCCATTCGGAGCAAACTACAATTTCCCTTGCTCACTTCTGTTGAATGGGAGTGGAGACTCAATCCGATGTCTTCACCTTGGCTGTTGTTCCTTCCGCCCAAAAGTGACACTCGGTTTTAGAAGTCTGATAAGACTACATCTTTGTTTTGTGCGTACCACAGGGGATGCGTTAGGGTTCGTTCTTTCCCATTCTCTTGCTTTGGAGCGGTTGGAACTCAGGTGCTGCTATGGGATAGTTTACCTGAAGGTACCTCGCCTACTGCAGCACCTCAACTACCTGGAGGTAAGCGGGTGCATCGATCTGAGAGTGATAGACAATGAAGCACCAAATATCTCCAGCTTTTCATATGGAGGGTACAGCGCAGTACAACTCTCACTTGGAAAAACTTTGCAAATGGAGGGTTCAGTTTCTTATGCTCGTACTGAACCTCCATCCAGCATGCCAAATCTTGAAGCTCTTGCCTTAAATTCACAAACAGAG AGGGCCCATGCACCAATGCTGCAAAGTAAATTCCTTCGCCTCAGACACTTGAGCATTGCTCTTACTGCGGCAAACTATGATTATTTGTCCTTGGTTTCCTTTTTTGATGCTGCTCCTTCTCTGGAGACTTTTGACTTGAAT GTATTGCAGCTATACATGAAGAATGTTTCGGTTTTCGAAGATCCTGCGGATCTGAGGCACATGCAAGGACTGCAGCATCACAACCTTAGGAGTGTGAAGATCACAGGATTCAGCTCTGCAAAGAGCTTGATTGAGTTGACATGCCATGTTCTCAGGAGTGTGATGTCACTTGAGTGCTTGACATTGGAGGCCCCTCAGAGTGGTTTCAGGTGTTCTCATCCTTACAACAAATCTGGCAAATGTTCCTCACTGGATAGGTACCTCGTCATGGAAGGTCACAGAGGGGTCATGGCTATCAGAAGGTATATCGAGCCTATGGTCCCCTCCACAGTGAAGCTACATGTTTTGGAGCCTTGTAGCTGCCATGCTGTTGAGCTTCAGATGTCATGTTTATCTTAA
- the LOC101759266 gene encoding probable mannose-1-phosphate guanylyltransferase 3: MKALILVGGFGTRLRPLTLSFPKPLVDFANKPMILHQMEALKEVGVTEVVLAINYRPEVMINFLKDFEDKLGITITCSQETEPLGTAGPLALARDKLADGSGEPFFVLNSDVISEYPFAELIEFHKSHGGEATIMVTKVDEPSKYGVVVMEEATGRVERFVEKPKIFVGNKINAGIYLLNPSVLDRIELRPTSIEKEVFPQIAADQKLHAMVLPGFWMDVGQPRDYITGLRLYLDSLRKKSAAKLASGAHVVGNVLVHESAKIGECCLIGPDVAIGPGCVVEDGVRLSRCTVMRGVRIKKHACISNSIIGWHSTVGQWARIENMTILGEDVHVCDEVYSNGGVVLPHKEIKSSILKPEIVM; this comes from the exons ATGAAGGCGCTCATTCTTGTTGGGGGTTTCGGAACCCGCCTTCGCCCTTTGACTCTCAGCTTCCCGAAGCCCCTTGTTGATTTTGCAAACAAGCCCATGATTCTGCATCAG ATGGAAGCTTTGAAAGAAGTTGGGGTCACGGAGGTGGTTTTAGCCATCAACTACCGCCCAGAG GTGATGATTAACTTCTTGAAGGATTTTGAGGATAAGCTTGGCATCACAATTACATGCTCTCAAGAGACTGAGCCCTTAGGAACTGCTGGCCCTCTTGCTCTAGCAAGGGACAAGCTTGCAGATGGATCTGGTGAGCCATTCTTTGTCCTCAACAGTGATGTCATAAGCGAATACCCATTTGCTGAACTCATCGAATTTCACAAGAGCCATGGTGGTGAGGCAACAATTATGGTCACGAAG GTggatgaaccatcaaaatatggTGTTGTGGTTATGGAGGAGGCAACTGGAAGGGTGGAAAGATTTGTAGAGAAGCCAAAAATATTTGTGGGCAACAAGATTAATGCTGGGATTTACTTGCTGAACCCATCTGTCCTTGACCGCATTGAACTGAGGCCAACATCAATTGAGAAAGAGGTGTTCCCTCAAATTGCAGCTGATCAAAAGCTCCATGCGATGGTCCTTCCAGGATTTTGGATGGATGTTGGTCAGCCAAGGGACTACATTACTGGTTTGCGTCTTTATTTAGACTCACTTAGGAAGAAATCAGCTGCCAAGCTGGCTTCTGGAGCACATGTCGTTGGCAACGTCCTGGTGCATGAGAGTGCCAAGATTGGAGAGTGTTGTCTGATTGGTCCTGATGTCGCTATTGGACCTGGATGTGTCGTGGAGGATGGTGTGAGGCTTTCCCGTTGCACTGTGATGCGTGGTGTGCGGATCAAGAAGCATGCTTGTATCTCAAACAGCATTATCGGGTGGCACTCAACTGTTGGACAATGGGCACGGATAGAGAACATGACTATCTTGGGGGAGGATGTTCATGTATGCGATGAAGTATACAGCAATGGTGGTGTTGTTCTCCCACACAAAGAGATCAAGTCAAGCATTCTGAAGCCTGAGATCGTCATGTGA
- the LOC101759675 gene encoding RNA-directed DNA methylation 4, which yields MASAAAAAGEASTSGPATREKPIVVRVKRKPSQTRPDAFWLEINERPAKKAMLDFSSLSISEPSSAMHKASEEQPRVKKLLVQHIETVHHSQAVEDVLHSLLLADSAIKEMKSKTKEWNDRIKQDKKPDQLRSAARQRHEVPFMLQRLRYLEVFGCGQLKMIDSKAPNISSFSYEGDHIQLSLGETLQMKKLDIFFHGAVHYARV from the exons ATGGCGTctgcagcggcggccgccggcgaagccTCCACCTCGGGGCCCGCTACGAGGGAGAAACCCATCGTCGTCCGGGTCAAGCGCAAGCCCTCACAGACCCGCCCGGATGCTTTCT GGCTAGAGATTAATGAGAGGCCGGCGAAGAAGGCGATGCTCGATTTCTCCAGCCTCTCCATCTCCgagccctcctc TGCCATGCACAAAGCTTCAGAGGAACAACCACGGGTCAAGAAGCTTCTTGTTCAACACATCGAGACAGTGCACCATTCTCAAGCTGTTGAAGATGTTTTGCACTCTCTTTTG CTTGCTGACTCAGCTATCAAAGAGATGAAGAGCAAGACAAAGGAGTGGAATGACAGAATCAAGCAAGACAAA AAACCAGACCAGCTACGGTCAGCAGCCAGACAGAGGCATGAG GTCCCTTTCATGCTGCAGCGGCTCAGATACCTAGAGGTTTTTGGTTGTGGCCAGCTGAAAATGATAGACAGCAAAGCTCCAAATATATCCAGCTTTAGCTACGAAGGAGATCACATTCAACTGTCACTTGGAGAAACATTGCAAATGAAGAAGCTAGACATATTCTTCCATGGCGCAGTTCATTACGCTCGTGTTTAA